In one window of Leptidea sinapis chromosome 9, ilLepSina1.1, whole genome shotgun sequence DNA:
- the LOC126965871 gene encoding beta carbonic anhydrase 1, translating to MDRILRGIMRYRVLDRASMVKQFQEVKDNPVPKAIFYTCMDSRMIPTRFTETSVGDMFVVRNAGNLVPHSQSFVDEMTSCEPAGLELGCIINDIRHVIVCGHSDCKAMNLLYKLKSKEESSTEQRRISPLKSWLCTHGNSSLEKFLAMGGDFKKPMLFTAETPQRKFVAYIDPDNQFCIEDKLSQVNTLQQLQNVASYGMLKKRLEKHDLHIHALWFDIYTGDIYYFSRRAKRFVIIDESTYENILSEVKRYYS from the exons ATGGATAGAATATTACGTGGTATTATGAGATATCGTGTTTTAGATCGTGCCAGTATGGTAAAACAGTTTCAAGAAGTAAAGGATAATCCTGTG ccAAAAGCAATATTCTATACATGTATGGACAGTAGAATGATACCAACAAGATTCACGGAGACATCCGTTGGTGATATGTTCGTAG TTAGAAATGCCGGTAATCTCGTACCACACTCACAAAGTTTTGTGGATGAAATGACAAGTTGTGAACCAGCTGGATTAGAATTGGGCTGCATTATTAACGATATCAGACATGTTATTGTTTGTGGACACAGCGATTGTAAAGCGATGAATCTTTTATATAAACTGAAAAGCAAAGAAGAATCTAGCACC GAACAAAGGAGAATATCGCCGCTTAAGTCCTGGCTGTGTACCCATGGGAACTCAAGCTTAGAAAAGTTTTTAGCAATGGGTGGTGATTTCAAAAAGCCTATGCTCTTCACGGCTGAAACACCACAAAGGAAGTTTGTGGCGTATATAGACCCTGATAACCAATTTTGCATTGAGGACAAATTGTCCCaa gtAAATACACTTCAACAGCTCCAAAATGTTGCATCATACGGAATGCTAAAAAAACGTTTGGAAAAACATGACTTACATATTCATGCACTTTGGTTTGATATATATACTGGTGATATATACTACTTTAGCAGGAGAGCAAAAAGATTTGTAATAATTGACGAATCTACATATGAGAATATCCTATCTGAAGTTAAAAGATACTACTCCTAG
- the LOC126965864 gene encoding serine/threonine-protein phosphatase 2A activator-like, with amino-acid sequence MIQSENVIGDGAKSEKEISPLPLNHRFLEPQRAVKTITDMAIWEKSEAYMEYTGFIATLNEAIKGKPLSVDCKISPSVTKLVEMLEKIDKLIDEFPPIDQPQRFGNTAFKDWLAKLKLNATQYLQDALDQKLHLAIPEIKIYLEESFGNATRIDYGTGHEMSFIMFLCCIYKIGCLNTDDNVATVFLIFNKYLSIARRLQQTYRMEPAGSHGVWSLDDYQFVPFIWGSSQFIDQAKVHPPGKFLDDDIIEKFSNEYMFLSCIKYIKEVKKGPFAEHSNQLWSISAVASWYKINQGLIKMYKKEVLAKFPVIQHVLFGSLLPIRRFPIQH; translated from the coding sequence aTGATTCAAAGCGAAAATGTTATTGGTGATGGAGCCAAATCTGAAAAAGAGATATCACCCCTGCCCTTAAATCACCGTTTCTTAGAACCACAAAGAGCTGTTAAAACAATCACTGATATGGCAATATGGGAAAAATCTGAAGCTTACATGGAGTATACTGGTTTCATTGCAACTCTCAATGAAGCTATTAAAGGTAAACCACTCTCAGTTGACTGTAAGATATCACCAAGTGTTACCAAACTTGTGGAAATGCTAGAAAAAATTGATAAGTTAATTGATGAATTCCCACCTATAGACCAACCACAGAGATTTGGTAACACAGCATTTAAGGATTGGTTGGCAAAACTCAAGTTGAATGCAACACAATACCTTCAAGATGCATTAGACCAAAAACTACATTTGGCAATACCTGAGATCAAGATATATTTAGAAGAGAGTTTTGGAAATGCAACAAGAATTGACTATGGGACGGGTCATGAGATgtcatttattatgtttttgtgctGCATATATAAAATAGGATGTCTGAACACTGATGATAATGTAGCTACAgttttcttaatatttaataaatacttatctATTGCAAGAAGGTTGCAGCAAACATACAGAATGGAACCTGCGGGCAGTCATGGAGTTTGGAGCCTTGATGATTATCAGTTTGTGCCATTCATCTGGGGTAGTTCTCAGTTCATTGACCAAGCAAAAGTTCATCCTCCTGGCAAGTTCTTAGATGATGATATAATAGAGAAGTTCTCAAATGAATACATGTTTTTGTCTTGTATTAAGTACATAAAAGAGGTTAAGAAGGGCCCATTTGCCGAACATTCTAATCAGTTGTGGAGCATAAGTGCTGTCGCCTCTTGGTATAAAATAAACCAAGGCTTGATAAAAATGTACAAGAAGGAAGTCCTCGCAAAGTTTCCTGTTATACAACATGTCCTATTTGGATCTCTCTTACCTATTCGTAGATTCCCTATACAACACTAA